The Hymenobacter swuensis DY53 genome includes the window CTCGCGCACCAGCAGAAAGCCGGGGTCGGAAATGCCGGGCGTGCCCGCGTCGGATACCAGGGCCATGGTTTCGCCGCGCTCCAGTCGCACCAGCAGGCGTTGCACCTGCTGGTGCTCGTTGTGGAGGTGGTAGCTGAGCATGGATTTCTTCAGGCCCAGGTGTTGTAGCAGCCGGCCGCTGGTGCGGGTGTCCTCCGCCAGTACAATATCGACCTCGCCCAGCACCCGAATGGCGCGCAGGGTAATGTCCTCCAGGTTGCCGATGGGCGTGGGCACGAGGTACAACAGAGTTTTGGGAGCGTCAGCCATAGCCACAAAGGTAGCTGAGTTGTGAATTGCCAGCTGCCAGTTGTCGGGGCTGAATTCTGACAACGAACAACGGGCAACTCAATTTCCCCCGTACTCGGCAGCCAGCTTATCAATAGCGGCAGCCAGGGTGTGGTCCTTGTCGGTGACGGTGTTGCCCGCGTCGTGGGTGCATAGGCGGAAGCTCACCACGTTGTACTCGTTGCTCCACCATGGGTGGTGCTCCTGGTACTCGGCTTCCTCGGCCACGTCGCTCATAAAGCTGAAGGCCATCTTGAAATCCTGGAAGCGGAAGGTGCGGGTAAGGGCGTTGTCGATTTCAGTCCACATGATGCAGGGCAGGGTTGGCGGTTGTAGCAGAATTAAAGCGTATCGCGGACTGCCATCAGTGCGAAGCCCAGCAAATTGAGGCCGCGCCAGGTGGCGGGGTCGGCGGCCTGCGGATGGTCCTGGGCCAGGCCAATGCCCCAGATAGCATCCACCGGGCTGGCCTCTACCAATACCCGACTGCCGGTGGCTCGCAGGTAGTTGAGCAGAGCCGGGTGCTGGCCGAACTTAGCCGCGTTGCCCCGCACGACTATCTCAAAGCGAGCCGCGTCCCAGCGGGCTTCCTCAAAGTTTTGCACCTGGCGGCCCAGACGCTTGGCCACGTCGGGGTGCGGAGCCTGCAGAATAGCCTGCCGGGTAGCTTCGTCGTTGAACAGGCGGGCTTTTTCGGCCATCATGTAATGCTCAGCCGTGGCGTAGGTGTCGCCATCCAGTTCGAAGGCCGCTGGGTACCACTGGCTGAACACCTCCTTGCCCAGCTCGCCCCGACCAGTATGGCCCCAGAAATACAAGTACTTTGGGGTAGAGCCGGCAGCCAAGTGGCGCAGCAGCGTTTCAACGGAACGGATGGCGGGAAGCTCGGCAGTAGCCATATCAGGCAGGAGGGAGTGCGGGAATATTGTAGGCCCGGAAGCCGGCCAAAGCTAAACCCAAATCCGGGAACGGCAGTACACCTTAGCTGTACCGACTACCCACCTCAACCGCTCACCTCCTATGGCTATTGACCCCAACGACCGTCCCGTGCGCGTCATCAACGACGATACAACTGAACAGGAAATGGCGGCCGGCCACATCACGCCCGGCGGCGACCCACCCAAGAACGAGGCAGCCCGGGGCGGCTTCGGCAACCGGGAAGGCAAAGAAGGCTACGGCACCGACAGCGGCGCGGGCATTTCGGCCGTATCGGTAAACGAGGACGCTGACAAAGCCCAGCACCCGGCCGATAATATGCGCACCTCCGACGAAGGCCGTCCTGACCGCCCGAACCAGGATCTGCCGGCCGACGACGATACCGATCTGGAATCTCGCCGCCCGGTAGACGAGTTGGACCTGGACGATAAGCGCGCCGGCCGCGACGAAATGCAGGACCCCGACTCCCGCGTGGGCATGGGCCAGATGGACAAGCCCACCGGCACCAACGCCGACCTTGCCCGCCAGGGCACCAACGCCGACCTCACTGACCCCGACGCCACCGATACGGCCATTGTGCAGTAAGGCGCGTCTTCGCTGACCAGCATCAGCTCTTTGTATCTGTTTCCACCTAACTCCTGATTATCATGGCACATCGTAGCAGTGAAGCAAATCAAGAATCACAGGAAAAACACGACCGGAAAGCCGATATCGGTACACCCAAGGCTGATGCGTTGCCGGCCGGCACCACCGATGAGCAGACGGAGGACCACCTCGAACAGGAGGCCACTGATGCTGGTACCCGGCACCCCAACCGCAACCTGCACAAACCTGACCTCGACAAGCCGGGTTACTAGCCGGTGCATCTGTTTAAGTAAAAAGCACCTGTTAAAGCAGGTGCTTTTTTGTTTTCCCCCTCTCTTATGGCCCGTTACGTTACCACCGATCTGCATGGCTGCCTCCGGTCTTTTCAGCACCTGGTAGAACACCAGCTGAAACTACGTCTTCAGGATGAGCTGTACGTGCTGGGCGACTACGTGAACAAAGGTCCCGATAGCCGTGGCATACTCGATTATCTGATGCAGCTGCTGCAGCGCGGCTACCGGGTTACCTGCCTGCGTGGCAACCACGACCAGGAGCTACTGGATGCCGCCCAGGGCCACGCCCACCTTACCTGGGCCTCCGCCGCCGACCGGCAGCTCACGCTTGGCAGTTTCGGGGTAGAAAAGCCAGAGAATATTCCTTCCGTCTACCTGCGCTGGCTGTACGAGCTGCCCTACCAGCTGGAAGTTCCCGGCTGGGTACTGGTACACGCCGGCTTCGACTTTCGGCTACCGCCTGCCGAAATGCGTCAGGACTGGCACACGATGCTCAACATCAAGCAGTTCGTATTCGATGCCTCCCGGCTGGGCGGCCGTCGACTGGTACACGGCCACGTTCCGACGCCTGTAGCGGAGGTGCAGCGGCGTGTGAGTGCCCACACTGGAGCCATCGGGCTGGATACCGGCTGCGTGTACCGCCACAACCCGGAGTTGCGCAATTTAGCGGCCTTCAACCTAGATACCGAAGAGTTGCTTCTGCAACCCAACATCGAGGACGACTATCCGATTGGAGTCCGTTGAAAGTCAACGTGCTGACGCAAACCTTCACAGGTCTACGTCAGCACGTTGACTTGTTGACTTGTTGACTTCCAGCTCCTACTCCTGCGGCAAAGCTTCGGAGCGCAGCACTTGGCGGGCGGCCTCCTGGTAGGGATTACGCGCATCGTTGGCAACGGAGCGGAGCGTATTGCGGGCGGCCGTAATCTGCTGGTTGCGCCAATAGGCCATGCCCAGGTGGTAGCGCGCCCGCCCAGCCAGCCGGGACCCAGACTGCATGGCCACGCGCCGCAGAAACGGCTGGGCCGCCTTAATCTGCTCAGGGTCGTCCTGGCTGAGCAGGAAGATGCCGTTGTAATACGTAATGGTATCTTGGCCGATAGTGCTGTTGGGAATGCGGCGCAGCGTGTAGAGGGCTGGGGTGTAATGACCGGCGCGGTACTGCTGCATGGCTTCGGCCAGCAAAGGGCGCTGGCTTTCGCGCACCACCTCGTCGGTCAGGCCTACTTCCGGCACGTAGTAGCGCGTCCAGGCGGCTTCAGTATTGGGGGCAGTAGGCCGCAGCAGGAACCACCAGACGGCGGCCAACACCGTCAGGCCCACGGCGGCCACCACTCCCCACTGCCGCTGCACCCGGCGCTGCCGCCGCTTAATGCGGGACAGTGCCTCCTGCCGCTGGTCGAGGCGGCGGTCCAGGGCCAGCAGGCGCTGATAGAGGGTTTCGTGGCCGGCTACCCAGCGCAAATCGGCCGACAGCTGCTCGTATGCCTGATACGCCTGGTATAACTCCGCATCCTGCTCCAGCCGCACTTCAAATTCCTCCTGCTCGGCGGCAGACATCTGGCCATCGGCAAAGCGTTCCAACTCTTCGAGATAGGGGCGCAAATCGGAGGCAGGCAGGGTCATGGAGCAGGGTACTGACCAGTGAGGCGCGCAACCCGGGGGCTGGCGCAGCATCGGAACGATAGAAGAAAGGGGAACTTGGGGCTAAGCTACGCAGAAGCCGGCACAGGCGCTAGCTGACTGCGGCTTCGGTACGCAGGCGCAACTCGTATAGTTTGCGCAGGCATCCCGATTTCTGCATCCGGGCCACATTGGCGTTGGCAAAGCCCATCTTGCCGGCCACCTTCTCGAAATTGTAGCCCCGGAAGTAGAAGTACATCAGAATTTTCTGGCAATCTAGCCCCTGCTGACGAAACAGCATCAGCAACCGCTGCCGACGGCCAGCCTCCACCACCGGCAATACTTCCGTAGTACGGGCAGCTCGCACCTGCTCATCGGCCATTCCATACACGTAGGCCCGCAGGTCGGGCGGCAGCTTGGTCAGGCGACCGTCCGCTACCTGGTCGTAGAACTCAACCAGCACGGTCCGGAGCAACTCATGCGAGGACGGGGCTGCCAATTGGTGCTGACGGCGTGCCCAGCGAGCAAACAGGTCCCGATTCTCTTCATAAAAGGTAATCAGGAACGACTGGTTACCAATGCGGAGGCTGGTCAGGACTTCGGCGAGTTGATGGGGCGTGTTCATACCGGGCAAGATACGGGATTGACGGTATTAGGTGACAACGCCCCGGCGGCCGCCAAGGCCGACACGCAAAGAGGCCGCCCTCCCGGGCGGCCTCCGCTCAACGTACAAAGCAACTCCGACCGTAGCTGCTACTTCACGAACCGGCGTACGGTGGTGCGGCCGTCCGGCTGCGTGACCAGCAGGGTGTAGACGCCGGCCGGCAGTTTGGCAACACTCAGCACGCTACGGCCCAGCGTACCGGTGGCTACCGGGCGGCCGTACTCGTTCACGATGCGGTAGGTACTGCCGGTCAGGCTCGTGGACGAAGTCAGCTCCAACTGATCCACCACCGGGTTCGGGTAGATTTGCAGCAGTGCGGCCTCAGCTTCCGGCTGCGTCGCCGCTACCGAGGCAGTACGCGCCGTACTGGCCCGGGTGATGCGCACGAAGTTGATATTCCAGCCCCCCGACTGCGCGTAGATGCCGAAGTTGTAGGTGCCGGCGTTGAGGATGACGGTGCGGGATACAGTAGTCCAGGTCTGCCAGCCGCCGGTGCCGGGAATGGTGGTATTGCCCAGCTGCGTAGTGCCCGCATTCAGATCCGACGAGATGGTGCCCCCGGCGGCTCCGCTGGCTACCCGGTACTCAATGGTGTACTGGCCGGTGGTGGGGAAGCTGATGTTGTTCCACACCAAGTAGTCGCCGGTGTCGACGTAGCCCATGTTCTGGCCGCCGCCCGTATCGGTGCAGGTTTCTACAGTCATGCCGTTGTTCACGTTGGCAGCTTCGGCCTGCAAGGTCAGACTAAAGGTGCTGGTAGTGGCCGCGCGGACCCGCAGGGACGTGGCTTTGTCGTTCCAGTTGCCGGTGCCCAGGGCATTACCGACCAGACAGCTATTGCCGGCGCTGCCCACCGTAAGCGAGGCCCCCGCGAAGTTGTCGTTTTCATACAGTACTACCTCATAGCCGCTGTTCACCCGGAGCGATGACACGTCGTCGTTCAAAATGCCGCGGCTTTGCAGAGCAGTCAAGTTGTAGTCGCCCACGGGCAGGTTCACGGCCGTGCCGGTGTAGTTGCAGTCCTTATACACGGTGCTGACGCCGGCCACGGGCGGCGTGGTGCCGGCGTAGCCCCCGAAGGTGGCAATTACGCGGGTAGGCTGAGGCGTCTGGAGCGTGGCCGACTGGTCGTTCACGTCGTCGTAGGCAAAACCGTAGCTCAGGTTATCCACGCTGATGCCGGGCAGGTGCCAGAAACGAGCATAGTAGTTGAACGGGGCCGTCTGGTAATACTGGCTGGCGTCGTACCAGTTCTGCTGGCCGGGGTTGGCGGCGGTGGTATTCACTACGTGGCGGTTGATGGCGGCCGTCATCTGGGCCTGCACTACTAGGTCACAGTCGCCGTCACTCACCCGGTTATCCAGGAGGCCCTTGCCCTCAAACGCCATTTGGGTAGTAGGCCGGCCGTTGATGATGCCCGTCCGGCCCGCAAAGGCCCCCGACTGGCCCACTACCACCAGCCGGTCGTTGGCATCAACGCGGCCCTTGAACACGCCTGCGTTGCCGGCAAAGAAAATCAGGTCCGTGGTCTTGTACTTGTTCCAGATGGCATCGATGTAGCCCTTGAAGTAGTTGCCGTAGGGGCCGGGCGTGGTGCCGTTGGTGCCATCGTAGAAGGCGGCGGTTTTGGAAGGGAAGCTGATTTCGCCGGTGGCGTTGTTCACCGTGCCCTGAAACTCAACGGGCACGTTGGCCTTGTAGGCGGCCACGATGTCGGCGGCGTTTTTCAGCTCCCCGGTGCGCTTCTGATAGCCGTTGCCGAATAGCTCCAGGCCCATCGGGTAGCGGAAGGCATCCACGCGGGTAGTGTTGCCAAAGAACCCGAACTGATTGTTGGTCAACTCAATGAATTCATAGAGAATCCCCCGATTGGGGTCGGTGGGACTTTGCGGGTTAGGCGCGGCGTAGCCAGAAGGTGCACCCGTGGCACCGAAGAAGTACAGATACAGCTGCTGGCCCCGGCTGATGAATACCCGGCAGCCTTGGATCTGGGGCAGCGTGAAGGTTTTGTTGGGCACGTTGCTGAGCCGGGTAAAGCAGGCAGCGTAACGCGAGTTCTGCCCCGGTCCGGTGTTGCCGTCGTAGGTGGGGCCGAGGGCTGTGTTGTAACTGCGGTCCATGGGCAGAATCTGGCTGGTGCGCGCGTCCACCCACACATGCCGGCCGCTCAGATCGAGCCCCACGATGGCCACGTACAGGTCGGAATCGGGGAAGGGCGAGTTGTTGGCAATGGTAAACGGAATGCTGCCCTGGGCGCGGCCCAGCAAAGGAAGCAGGGCCCCCAGCAACAGAAGGCACCAGGCCAGTAGAGTAGGTTTTTTCATGGGTAGGAAGTTGGTTGTGGAAAGAGAAATGAACAGGATGCCCGCCCCACCGGGGCGTAATGGCCCGTCAAAGTACAGCCCGGCACCTCTCCGCAAAAAGGGCCAGGGCAAGCCCGTTTTCCCCGGCTACGGTTAGCCCACATGCCGGCTTTCTTTACTGCACACGCCCACCAGCTGCCCTGCTCCTGACACCCAGGTTGCCGGCTTTAGCGGCTGCACTTACCGCACACGCGGCCGGCGGCTACCTCCCTGCCCGATGACTAAATTTTATACGGTGCTTTTTTGTCTGCCACAGACCCTGGTTTTCACCGCGCAGAACTTCCGCACTTCCCCGGTGCTACCTCATTTGCCCATCATCATTTCCGCTTACCTTTGGCCTTATGGAAACGCAAGCCACCCTCGCCCTCGACACCGCCGTCTTCGACCTGATTCAGAAGGAGAAAGAGCGCCAAACTCACGGTATTGAACTCATTGCCTCCGAAAACTACGTGTCGGAGCAGGTGATGCGGGCCCAGGGCTCCATCCTCACCAACAAGTACGCCGAGGGCCTGCCCGGTAAGCGTTACTATGGTGGCTGCGAAATCGTAGACCAGATTGAGCAGCTGGCCATTGACCGCGCCAAGGAACTGTTCGGCGTGGAGTGGGTGAACGTGCAGCCGCACTCCGGGGCCCAGGCCAACGCGGCCGTGATGCTGGCCATCCTCAACCCCGGCGACAAAATTCTGGGTTTTGATTTGAGCCACGGCGGCCACCTCACCCACGGCTCGCCCGTCAACTTCTCGGGCAAGCTCTACCAGCCCTCCTTCTATGGCGTGGAGCGCGAAACCGGCCTCATCGACTGGGAGAAAGTAAAGGAAACCGCTCGCCGTGAGCAGCCCAAGCTCATCATCTGCGGGGCCTCGGCCTATTCCCGCGACTGGGACTATAAAGCCCTACGGGAAGCTGCCGATGAGGTAGGCGCGCTGCTGCTGGCCGATATTTCGCACCCCTCGGGCCTCATTGCCAAAGGTTTGCTTAACAACCCCTTCGACCACTGCCACATTGTAACTACCACCACCCACAAAACCCTGCGCGGCCCCCGGGGCGGCCTGATTATGATGGGCAAGGATTTCGAAAACCCCTTCGGCCTGAAAACCCCGAAAGGCGAAATCCGGATGATGAGCAGCCTGCTTGACTCGGGCGTGTTCCCGGGTACACAGGGCGGGCCGTTGGAGCACGTTATCGGGGCCAAGGCCGTGGCCTTCGGGGAGTGCCTGAGCGACGCGTATACCGACTACACCCACCAGGTTATCCGCAACGCCCAAGCCTTGGCCAACGGCTTCGTGGAGCGCGGCTACCAGATTATTTCGGGCGGCACCGATAACCACCTGATGCTGATTGACCTGCGCAGCAAGGGCCTTACCGGCAAGCTGGCCGAAAACACCCTTATTAAGGCCGACATCACCATCAACAAGAATATGGTACCCTTCGATGACAAGTCGCCCTTCGTGACCAGCGGCATGCGCATCGGCTCGGCGGCCGTCACCACGCGCGGCCTCAAGGAAACCGACATGGTGCGCATCGTGGACTTCATCGACGAGGTACTGACCCACAACGCCGACGACACCCGCATCAGCCGCATCCGGGGCGAGATTAACGAGTGGATGCAGCAGTATCCGCTTTTCTCTTAATCAATGGGTGAATGGGTGAGTGAGCGAATGAGTGAACGGCAAAGCAGCCGGCCTAACATCCTGTTGCGCCCAAATTGCGTTTGTTCCTCATTACCGCCTGCCACTTCACTCATTCACTCACTCACCCATTCACCTCTTGGATCCTACTCAACCCGTGCTGGGCGAACAGCACGAAATGTCGTTTATAGACCACCTGGAAGCACTGCGCTGGCACATCATCCGCGCAGCCATTGCGGTGGTGATATTTGCCACCGGGGCCTTCTTCGCCAAGGATTTCCTGTTTCACGACCTGATTTTGGGGCCCTCCCGGCCCGATTTCTGGACCTACCGCATGTTCTGCCGGGCCGGTGAGTTTCTGCATGCGCCCAGCCTGTGCATTGATAAAATTGGCTTCGTGATTCAGAACCGCGAGATGAGCGGGCAGCTGACCATGCACATCAGCACGTCGTTTATTGTGGGGTTGGTGCTGGGGTTCCCGTATCTGTTCTGGGAGTTGTGGCGCTTTATCAAGCCGGGCTTGTACCCGCACGAGCAGCAGAACTCCCAAGGGGCCGTATTCTTTGTCTCGGTACTATTTGCGCTGGGGCTGATGTTCGGGTACTACATTGCCGCGCCCATGAGCATCAACTTTCTGGCCGGCTACGTGGTGGATGCTACTATCGAAAACCAGATTGACATGCAGAGCTATCTGAGTACGCTCACCACCATGTCGCTCTCGTGCGCTTTCGTGTTTGAGCTGCCCATGATTGTGTTCTTCCTGGCCAAAGCCGGCCTGATTACCCCCGAAATCATGCGAGTGTACCGCAAGCATGCCATCGTGGTGATTCTGGTTATTGCGGCCATCATCACGCCCCCCGACGTATCGGCTCAGATCATCGTAACCATTCCCATCATCCTGCTCTACGAGCTGAGCATCAACATTGCCCGCGTGGTGAGCCGGGGCCGCACTGCCTCACTCAATGCTCAGCTGGCCGAAAACCAGGGAATTGCTTAGAGATGATGTAGAGCAAATAAAAATGTGGCGAAATGTGGCACAAGGCTGCACTTCGCCACATTTTTCATACCCATTAAATTCCACCACATTTTTCCTACTGCCATGAAACTTGCCATCGGCTCCGACCACGCCGGCTTCGACCAGAAACAGATGCTGCTCCAGTGGCTGCGCGACAACGGCTACGAGGTGCAGGATTTCGGTACCCACTCCCCCGATTCGGTGGATTACCCTGATTATGTGCACCCACTGGCCCTGGCCGTGGAGCGCGGGGAGTTTGAGCGCGGAATTCTGCTCTGTGGCTCGGCCAACGGCGTATGCATCACGGCCAACAAGCACCAGGGCATCCGGGCGGGACTGGCCTGGGAGCCGGAAGTGGCCTCTCTCATTCGCCAGCACAACGACGCCAATGTAGTGTGCATCCCGGCCCGGTTCGTGGACGAGGAGACTGCCCGCGCCATCACCAGCCAGTTCCTCAATACCGCCTTCGAAGGAGGCCGCCACCAAACGCGGGTGGATAAGATTAGCTGTTAGCATCAAGGGTGAAGTTGTGAGAGGCCATTCGTAATGGGGCCTCTCACAATTTCACCCTTGTCCGCTTACATCCGCTCGAACAGCGGGCCTACCAAACGCAGGCCGGCGGTGGTGCAGAGGCCGCGCACGTACGGAGCGAAGATATTGCGGTACACATCGGCCAAGTTTACCTGTTCGGGCGGGAAGAATTGCTCGTTCAGCACCAGGCTAAACTGTGCCAGAATAACGTGCGCAATGGCCCGGGCATCCACATCAGCGCGGAACTGGCCCTCCTGAATGCCTTCCTGCAATAGCCGCACCAGTAGCGGCTGGGAGTAATTGATCAGGTACTCCTGAATATGCTGCCACGATTCCGGGAACCGCGCCCGCATGACGTGGTAGTCGTGGTGGGGGGAGCGGCGCAGCTCGTGCAGGCTGTGATGTAGCAGGGCCAGCAAGCACTCAGCGGGCGTGGCGAGGTTGGCGAACAATTGCTCGTGCTCCTGGCGCTGGCGCAACAGGTTGCGCTGCGTAACGGCCAGCAGCAGTTCGGCCTTAGAGCCAAACTGCTCCCGAAAAGCTGCCGGGGTCAGATCGAGGGCGGCGGCCAGCTGTTCTTCGTGAATCAACCCGACTCCGACTTGGCGGAATAACGTGTTGGCCCGATCAAGCAACTGGTGGAGTACTAATTCCTGCATGGAAAAGGATAAAAAATTACTAATCACTTCCTATCCCTACGAGCCGGCACTCGCCTAACGCCGCAACGACTCAGAGCAACATACCCAGCCCGAAAAAAAACAGCAGTTGCACCAGGTACACAAAGGAAGCTAACGGGTTACGCTTATCGAACTCCACGCGGTTGAAGTACACCTGCAGAATCAGGCTGACCGCAAACCACCCTTTGAAGTTCAGCAAAGGAATAACATCGTACTGCCAGTGCCAGAAGTCGTACCGAATGGCTACCGGCTCTATACAAATATCAAGCCCAACCATCAGCAAAGCCGCCACCACGGCCCGCAGGAAGCCCGGAATGGGCAGGTAGCGCGCCAGCATACCAGTGCAGTAGGTCAGAATCAGCCAGTTCACTCCAATCAACACTGGTACTTCCAGCCACTTGGGCCCGAGCGTAGGGCCGTAGGTATACTGCCCGAACAGCAGGCCTGTACGAATACCGACCACCTCCACCAAGAAGCCCACCACCATCACCATCAGGCAGAAGCTCCAGAAAGCCGGCGTCCGGCGCGGCTGAAACGCGAGCAGCAACCCCAGCGTGAGCAGCAGGTTTAGAGGCACAAACTGGAGAAAGAAGCTGGGGTCCTGCGAAAAAGCCAGCCCGAGGAAACCGGTAACGTGGAACAGCAACAAAATGCCCTGCGCCCAGCGTAGCCGCCGCGTCTGGGCCTCAGGAAGCGCCGTAGCCGGCGGAGAAAGTTGTTGCGTAGGTTCAGGCATAGGAATGAATTAAAAACTGAGAATCAAAAATTGAGAATTGGCCGGTAAGGCTCCTGCTCCAAGCATGCCTAACCCATCACCCCATCAATTCTTAATTCCTCATTTTTTAATTTTTAATTAAGTCAGAGACAATGCGGGCCGAGAGCAGGCAGAGCGGAATTCCGCCGCCGGGATGTACCGAGCCACCGCAAAAGTACAGCCCCGGCAGTTGCCCCGAGAAATTAGGATGCCGCAGAAAGGCCGCTAGCGTATTGTTGCTGGAGCTGCCGTACAACGCCCCCCCAAACGAAGACGTGCGCGCCTCGATTCCCGGCGGGTCCCATACCTGCTCCGCCCGGATGAGCGAGGCGACGTTGGTGCCCAGTGCCTGGCTTACGCGGGCCAGTACGGCGGTGCGGGTGCGCTTGATCAACGCGGGCCAGTCCTGGCCCTGGTTGTGGGGCACGTTCACCATCACAAACCAGTTTTCATGTCCGAGCGGGGCATCAGTGGGCGTGTGGCCAGAGGTGATATTGACGTACACGGTAGGGTCATCGGCAATGGTTTTCTCCCGGAAGATGGCTTCGAACTCCTTTTTGTAATCCTGGGAGAAAAAGATGTTGTGCACGCCCAGCTCCGGAAACCGTTGCCCGATGCCCCAGTAAAAAATCAGGGCTGAGGATGAACGGGGCTGGCTTAAAGTGCGCTCCGGGGCCGGCTGGTGAGGTAGCAAACGACGGTAGGTCGGCACCACATCCATATTACTGACTACTAGCTTGAAGTCATATGTCCCGAGGCTGGTTTTCAAACCGGTTATGCGCCCGGCGGCCGTCAGGATTTCCAGTACCGGCTCGCGGTAGCGGAACTGTACGCCCAGTTCCTCGGCCAGCCGTACCAGGCTTTGGGCAATGGCATAGATGCCGCCCTCGGGGTAATAAGCGCCCAGCCCGTGCTCCAGGTGCGGAATCATGCTGAGGGTAGCAGGGGCCTGATACGGGTCGGAGCCGTTGTAGGTGGCAAACCGATCGAAGAGCTGCACGAGGCGCGAGTCCTGAAAAGCAGCCGCGTGGCGCTTGTGCATGGTGCTGGTAAGGCCCAGCTGCGGCAGCGCCGCCAGGGCCTTGAGCACGTCGGGGCTGAGGTAGGTACCGACTTTGTGCAGGGACTTCTGGAGGAAAGTTCCGGCCGTAGCCTCATAGGCCCGGCCGCTACGGCGCAGAAACTGCAGCACCTCGGCGGCGGGTACCTGAAGCTTTTCCTCTACTTCCCGGGCAAAATGCTCCTCATCGGCCCAGGCCGTGAGGCGGGTGCCATCGGCGAAGAAGTACTGGGTAATCGGGTCGAGGCGGTGGTAGCGGAAGTAGTCGTGGGGGTTGCGGCCGGCCAGCTGGAACAGTTCATCTACCAGGTGCGGCAGCGTGAACAACGATGGCCCCCCATCGAAGCGGTAGCCACCGGGCAACTCCAGCTGGTGCATTTTGCCCCCAAAGGATTCCTGGGCCTCGAACACCGTGACGCGGTGCCCCTGCACGGCCAGCCGCACCGCCGTGGCAATACCGGCAATGCCGGCTCCAATAACGGCAACAGATTGGGGGGAGCTTACAGGACTGGAATGCGGCACTGGCGGAAGAACATTATTCGGAGAGGACTAAACGGATAGTGCCCGTACGAAGAACGGACTATCGGGGGCTCTAACACAAGCAGTCTTCCGGAAATGTTTGCTCAAGCAGCCCAATGAGTTTCCTCATTGAGCAACAGAAAAAATATTTAGCCGTTGCGCGCTTTTTTTAACGTGTTTTCTAGCCGCCCCTCCCTCTGGTGTGACCTGGTACCTGTACCAGACCACGCAGGCTTTTCGCGTGTGCCGTAAGCGTATAGCACCGCGTGTACTGTAAAGCAAAAACCCTGTTTCCTGCTTTGCAGCAAGGGTTTAGTGCTTGATTTTATAAATCACACACCGTTACATTTGATCAGCCGCAACAGCCGCTGCGCTTCTGTATTTATACGCTGCTCCCGGTTTTTGCGCCTTCGTGTTTACCGTGCCATTTCTCCCCAGGAAATGCGCGGCCCTTGCCCTACCTACCAAAACACCCACACATTTCATGGAAACTTCTACCGCTTCTCCGGGCCGCTGGCTCGGGCGTTGGGCGCGGCTGGCCCTGGCCTTAGGCCTAGGCTGGGCGCTACAGCCAACTACGGCTCAGGCCCAATGCAACCAGCTGGTCTGGGCCGATGAGTTCAATACTGCCGGCGACTTTGCCAAGTGGCAGGTGTACAACGGCGACGGGTGCAACGTGGGCAACTGTAACTTCGGCAACGCCGAGCTGCAAGTGTACCGCCCCGCCAACGCCACCGTCACGGGCGGCTTCCTGAACATTGCTACCCGCTACGAAAACACGGTGGAAGGCGGGCGCACCTACAACTACACCTCCGCCAAGCTCCAGTCGAAAGTAACCGCTA containing:
- the crtD gene encoding 1-hydroxycarotenoid 3,4-desaturase CrtD codes for the protein MPHSSPVSSPQSVAVIGAGIAGIATAVRLAVQGHRVTVFEAQESFGGKMHQLELPGGYRFDGGPSLFTLPHLVDELFQLAGRNPHDYFRYHRLDPITQYFFADGTRLTAWADEEHFAREVEEKLQVPAAEVLQFLRRSGRAYEATAGTFLQKSLHKVGTYLSPDVLKALAALPQLGLTSTMHKRHAAAFQDSRLVQLFDRFATYNGSDPYQAPATLSMIPHLEHGLGAYYPEGGIYAIAQSLVRLAEELGVQFRYREPVLEILTAAGRITGLKTSLGTYDFKLVVSNMDVVPTYRRLLPHQPAPERTLSQPRSSSALIFYWGIGQRFPELGVHNIFFSQDYKKEFEAIFREKTIADDPTVYVNITSGHTPTDAPLGHENWFVMVNVPHNQGQDWPALIKRTRTAVLARVSQALGTNVASLIRAEQVWDPPGIEARTSSFGGALYGSSSNNTLAAFLRHPNFSGQLPGLYFCGGSVHPGGGIPLCLLSARIVSDLIKN
- a CDS encoding TetR/AcrR family transcriptional regulator — its product is MQELVLHQLLDRANTLFRQVGVGLIHEEQLAAALDLTPAAFREQFGSKAELLLAVTQRNLLRQRQEHEQLFANLATPAECLLALLHHSLHELRRSPHHDYHVMRARFPESWQHIQEYLINYSQPLLVRLLQEGIQEGQFRADVDARAIAHVILAQFSLVLNEQFFPPEQVNLADVYRNIFAPYVRGLCTTAGLRLVGPLFERM
- the rpiB gene encoding ribose 5-phosphate isomerase B, encoding MKLAIGSDHAGFDQKQMLLQWLRDNGYEVQDFGTHSPDSVDYPDYVHPLALAVERGEFERGILLCGSANGVCITANKHQGIRAGLAWEPEVASLIRQHNDANVVCIPARFVDEETARAITSQFLNTAFEGGRHQTRVDKISC
- a CDS encoding carotenoid biosynthesis protein, with product MPEPTQQLSPPATALPEAQTRRLRWAQGILLLFHVTGFLGLAFSQDPSFFLQFVPLNLLLTLGLLLAFQPRRTPAFWSFCLMVMVVGFLVEVVGIRTGLLFGQYTYGPTLGPKWLEVPVLIGVNWLILTYCTGMLARYLPIPGFLRAVVAALLMVGLDICIEPVAIRYDFWHWQYDVIPLLNFKGWFAVSLILQVYFNRVEFDKRNPLASFVYLVQLLFFFGLGMLL